In one Nostoc sp. KVJ3 genomic region, the following are encoded:
- a CDS encoding DedA family protein, producing the protein MLEWITNTINYFGHWGIALLMFLENVFPPIPSELIMPLAGFTASPYQPGGAKLNIFGVFFAGLLGSVLGALIWYYPGKFLGETRLKAWADKYGKWLAISSKDITKSKKWFDRQGRKAVLIGRLVPGIRTLISVPAGISNMPLLPFLFYTTLGSAAWVGLLTYSGYALGSQYELVDKYLAPVSKIVLGSLVLAFVFWIFKRQLRRTRR; encoded by the coding sequence ATGCTTGAATGGATAACTAATACTATCAACTATTTTGGTCATTGGGGAATCGCCTTACTAATGTTCCTAGAAAATGTTTTTCCCCCGATTCCTTCAGAATTGATTATGCCACTGGCTGGATTTACAGCAAGTCCATATCAACCGGGAGGGGCAAAGCTGAATATCTTTGGAGTGTTTTTTGCAGGACTTTTGGGTTCTGTATTGGGCGCACTTATTTGGTATTATCCGGGTAAGTTTCTGGGCGAAACTCGTTTGAAAGCTTGGGCTGACAAGTATGGCAAATGGCTGGCTATATCTAGTAAAGATATCACCAAGTCCAAAAAGTGGTTTGATCGGCAAGGTAGAAAAGCAGTATTAATTGGTCGCCTTGTACCAGGAATCCGCACCTTGATTTCTGTTCCCGCAGGGATCAGCAATATGCCCTTGCTGCCATTCTTGTTTTACACAACATTAGGTAGCGCAGCTTGGGTGGGTTTGCTAACATACTCAGGATACGCTTTGGGTAGTCAGTATGAACTTGTGGACAAGTACCTTGCTCCTGTATCCAAAATCGTACTTGGGAGTTTGGTTCTAGCATTTGTTTTCTGGATATTCAAGCGCCAGTTGAGACGTACTAGAAGATGA
- a CDS encoding hemolysin family protein: MEGVSFTQALAVSGFPNLVWTDVALRLLSVLLLIAINAFFVTAEFSMVSVRRSRIHQLVKAGDIPAIAVEMLQRSIDRLLSTAQLGITLSSLALGWIGESTIVVLVNAWLRSWPLPSNITTFLAHSLSIPIAFFLIAYLQIVIGELCPKSLAMLYSEQLARFLGPSVKAIVRFFGPFIWILNQSTRFLLRIFGIQYTGQGWRPPVTPEELQLIISTEWGSTGLQRAERELLNNVFEFGNVMAQDVMIPRTSIITLPKDATFQTLLKEMASTGYSRYPVIGESLDDVRGIVYFKDLARPLAVGKLSLETQIQSWMRPARFVPEHTPLSELLPMMQQEKPAMVMVVNEFGSIVGLVTIKDVIAEIIGDASVPESNDDLLIQMLDEQKFLVQAQINLEDLNEVLHLNLPLTREYQTLGGFLLYQLQKIPVKGETFCYENLEFTVVSIVGPRLHQIQLQRLEVVDEGAGGREQGG, encoded by the coding sequence ATGGAGGGCGTGAGTTTTACACAAGCTTTGGCAGTGAGTGGTTTTCCTAATTTAGTTTGGACGGATGTAGCGCTGCGGTTATTGTCAGTGCTACTACTGATTGCCATAAATGCCTTTTTCGTGACGGCGGAATTTTCGATGGTCAGCGTGCGGAGATCGCGTATTCACCAGCTAGTTAAGGCTGGGGATATTCCAGCGATCGCTGTGGAAATGCTACAACGTAGTATTGACCGACTCCTATCTACCGCTCAGTTAGGCATTACCCTCTCTAGTTTGGCACTGGGATGGATTGGTGAAAGTACAATTGTCGTGCTAGTCAATGCATGGCTGAGATCCTGGCCTTTGCCAAGTAACATAACCACCTTCCTCGCCCATTCCCTATCAATTCCTATTGCCTTTTTCTTGATTGCCTATTTGCAAATTGTGATCGGAGAACTATGTCCCAAATCCTTAGCCATGCTGTACTCAGAACAGCTAGCGAGATTTTTGGGGCCTTCGGTCAAAGCGATCGTACGTTTTTTTGGCCCCTTCATCTGGATTCTCAACCAATCAACTCGTTTTTTATTGCGGATTTTTGGTATCCAATACACAGGTCAAGGCTGGAGACCACCTGTGACTCCTGAAGAATTACAGCTGATTATCTCTACAGAATGGGGGTCTACTGGTTTACAGCGTGCAGAGCGAGAATTGCTCAATAATGTCTTTGAATTCGGGAATGTCATGGCCCAAGATGTGATGATCCCCCGCACTAGTATTATCACGCTGCCAAAAGATGCTACCTTCCAAACCTTACTCAAGGAAATGGCTTCTACTGGTTACTCTCGCTATCCTGTAATTGGTGAATCTTTAGACGATGTTCGCGGCATTGTTTATTTTAAAGATTTGGCACGACCTTTAGCTGTGGGAAAACTCAGTTTAGAGACACAAATCCAATCTTGGATGCGTCCCGCCCGATTTGTTCCAGAACACACGCCCTTGAGTGAACTTTTGCCCATGATGCAGCAAGAGAAACCCGCTATGGTCATGGTAGTGAATGAATTTGGCTCTATTGTGGGACTGGTGACAATCAAAGATGTTATTGCCGAAATCATCGGCGATGCAAGCGTTCCTGAAAGCAATGACGACTTACTGATTCAGATGTTAGATGAGCAGAAATTTTTGGTACAGGCACAGATTAACCTCGAAGACCTCAACGAGGTTTTACATCTCAATTTACCCCTGACAAGAGAATACCAGACATTAGGCGGCTTTTTGCTGTATCAGTTACAGAAAATTCCTGTCAAAGGCGAAACCTTCTGTTATGAAAATCTCGAATTCACTGTGGTCTCAATTGTTGGCCCACGCTTGCATCAAATTCAACTGCAACGCCTAGAGGTGGTGGATGAGGGGGCAGGGGGCAGGGAGCAGGGGGGATAA
- a CDS encoding plasmid segregation centromere-binding protein ParR produces the protein MFQWSKKVVKSVTFNPELADESLLAQVESYLEKQPDKTFSDLCKEALWQSLCVPEPVQPAPQTAATTPIEQQIGELQRQVAGLEERFFAKGSNRLETMEHHLLQLSQQVAQLALIVNDRSFIPSPSQLEVVNNTSYTVATPPQEVDPVISRLSQFLDDF, from the coding sequence ATGTTCCAATGGTCAAAAAAGGTAGTTAAATCCGTCACGTTCAACCCAGAGCTTGCTGATGAAAGCTTGTTAGCGCAAGTAGAAAGTTATTTGGAAAAACAACCAGACAAGACTTTCAGCGACCTCTGTAAAGAAGCCTTGTGGCAATCTTTATGTGTACCGGAACCTGTACAACCTGCTCCACAAACAGCAGCAACAACACCGATTGAACAACAAATCGGTGAACTGCAACGTCAAGTGGCTGGACTTGAGGAACGTTTTTTTGCCAAGGGATCTAATCGTTTGGAGACGATGGAACACCATCTCCTGCAACTTTCTCAACAAGTTGCACAATTGGCGCTCATAGTCAACGATCGCTCGTTCATTCCGTCTCCAAGTCAATTAGAAGTAGTAAATAATACTTCTTATACTGTTGCTACGCCTCCTCAAGAGGTTGACCCCGTAATCAGTCGCCTTAGTCAGTTTCTCGATGATTTTTAA
- a CDS encoding P-II family nitrogen regulator: MKKVEAIIRPFKLDEVKIALVNAGIVGMTVSEVRGFGRQKGQTERYRGSEYTVEFLQKLKVEIVVDDNQVDMVVDKIISAARTGEIGDGKIFISPVEQVIRIRTGEKNTEAV, from the coding sequence ATGAAAAAAGTAGAAGCCATTATCCGTCCATTTAAGCTAGATGAGGTAAAAATTGCCTTGGTTAATGCTGGGATTGTTGGCATGACTGTTTCTGAAGTTCGGGGGTTCGGACGGCAAAAAGGCCAAACTGAACGGTATCGCGGTTCTGAGTACACCGTTGAGTTTTTACAAAAACTCAAAGTGGAAATTGTCGTTGACGATAATCAAGTTGATATGGTAGTAGACAAAATTATTTCTGCTGCCCGCACTGGTGAAATCGGCGATGGTAAAATTTTCATCTCGCCTGTTGAGCAAGTGATTCGGATTCGTACCGGCGAAAAGAACACAGAAGCAGTTTAA
- the pyrE gene encoding orotate phosphoribosyltransferase: MTYPTETLTHSDIWASTADLTTLRYKLLDLFSQLAYQEGDFILASGLRSSYYVNKMQVTLHPQGALAVGRLLFPLLPVDTQAVAGLTMGADPMVTAVSIVSVYENRPIPALIIRKEAKGYGTRAYIEGPNLSEGAKVVVLEDVVTTGQSALKAVERLKDAGYTVNQVISLVDRQQGGGELYESAGLKFETLFSIQEVQERYRQLRNS, encoded by the coding sequence ATGACGTATCCTACTGAAACTCTTACCCACTCAGATATTTGGGCAAGCACTGCTGATTTGACCACCTTGCGCTACAAGTTACTAGATTTATTTTCTCAACTGGCTTATCAAGAGGGAGATTTTATTCTCGCTTCTGGGCTACGTAGTTCTTATTATGTCAATAAGATGCAGGTAACACTGCATCCTCAAGGAGCTTTGGCTGTTGGACGATTGCTATTTCCTTTACTACCTGTAGATACCCAGGCTGTAGCAGGTTTAACAATGGGGGCTGATCCAATGGTGACAGCCGTGAGTATAGTTTCTGTTTATGAAAACCGACCAATACCAGCGCTGATTATTCGCAAGGAAGCCAAGGGTTATGGGACAAGAGCTTATATAGAAGGCCCCAATTTATCAGAGGGTGCAAAAGTAGTAGTTTTGGAAGATGTCGTTACAACTGGGCAATCTGCTTTGAAAGCGGTTGAGCGTCTTAAGGATGCAGGTTATACCGTAAATCAAGTAATTTCACTGGTAGACCGACAGCAAGGGGGAGGTGAGTTGTATGAGTCAGCTGGGTTGAAATTTGAAACTTTGTTTTCGATTCAGGAAGTTCAGGAACGCTACCGACAACTTAGGAATTCATAA
- a CDS encoding Gfo/Idh/MocA family protein, with protein sequence MQDSMSVAEPNLYTQRNQPRPIRIGVIGVGNMGQHHARVLSSMKDVELVGVADINVERGLETASKYKVRFFEDYCDLLPLVEAVCVAVPTRLHYAVGISCLLAGIHVLIEKPIAASISEAESLVNAAAESQCILQVGHIERFNPAFKELSQVLKTEELLALEAHRMSPYSDRANDVSVVLDLMIHDIDLLLELAASPVTKLTSSGTRSLDSGYLDYVTATLGFANGIVATLTASKVTHRKIRRIVAHCKSSFTEADFLKNEILIHRQTTANSLTDHRQVLYRQDGVIEKVYTSNIQPLSAELEHFVNCVHGGNQPSVGGEQALKALRLASLIEQMALEDRVWNPLDWQSEPRVQSLTPTA encoded by the coding sequence GTGCAAGATAGCATGTCAGTGGCAGAACCCAATCTATATACACAGCGTAACCAGCCACGACCAATCCGCATAGGCGTGATTGGAGTGGGTAACATGGGACAACACCACGCTCGCGTGCTGAGTTCAATGAAAGATGTTGAACTGGTCGGAGTGGCAGATATTAACGTCGAACGAGGATTAGAAACTGCCAGCAAGTACAAGGTGCGTTTTTTTGAAGATTACTGTGACCTGCTACCCCTTGTGGAAGCAGTTTGTGTAGCTGTTCCCACCCGTCTGCACTATGCCGTGGGTATTAGCTGTCTGCTAGCGGGAATTCATGTTTTGATTGAAAAACCCATCGCAGCCAGTATTTCTGAGGCAGAGTCTCTAGTAAATGCGGCAGCTGAGTCTCAGTGTATCCTGCAAGTAGGCCATATTGAGCGTTTCAACCCAGCTTTTAAAGAACTGAGCCAAGTTCTGAAAACAGAGGAATTGCTGGCGCTAGAAGCCCACAGGATGAGTCCTTACTCAGATCGGGCAAACGATGTTTCGGTTGTGCTGGATTTAATGATCCATGACATCGACCTCCTTTTAGAACTAGCTGCTTCCCCAGTCACCAAATTGACTTCTAGCGGAACTCGCTCCCTGGACTCTGGTTATTTAGATTATGTAACCGCCACCTTGGGCTTTGCCAATGGTATTGTTGCCACTCTGACAGCCAGTAAAGTCACCCACCGCAAAATTCGCCGGATTGTCGCCCATTGCAAAAGTTCATTCACTGAGGCAGACTTTCTCAAGAATGAAATTTTGATACACCGACAAACCACGGCAAATTCTCTCACCGACCACCGACAAGTACTTTATAGGCAAGACGGTGTGATTGAAAAAGTCTACACCAGCAATATTCAACCCTTGAGTGCAGAATTAGAACATTTTGTCAACTGCGTACACGGTGGCAATCAACCCTCAGTAGGTGGTGAACAAGCTCTTAAAGCGCTAAGACTGGCAAGTTTAATTGAGCAGATGGCGCTGGAAGATCGAGTTTGGAATCCATTAGACTGGCAGTCGGAACCAAGAGTACAATCATTGACCCCGACAGCCTAG
- the argF gene encoding ornithine carbamoyltransferase → MAALLGRDLLSLADISPTEVQELLQLATQLKSQQLKLQCNKVLGLLFSKASTRTRVSFTVAMYQLGGQVIDLNPNVTQVSRGEPLQDTARVLDRYLDILAIRTFAQQDLETFAHYAKIPVINALTDAEHPCQVLADLLTIKESFDTLAGLTLTYVGDGNNMANSLMLGCALVGMNVRIATPSGYEPDSQIVEQARAIANNQTEVLVTHDPELAAKGSAVLYTDVWASMGQEAEADNRMPIFQPYQISEQLLSLADPEAIVLHCLPAHRGEEITEAVIEGSQSKVWEQAENRLHAQKALLASILGAE, encoded by the coding sequence ATGGCAGCATTGCTCGGACGAGATTTATTAAGTCTAGCGGACATCAGTCCGACGGAAGTTCAAGAACTCCTGCAATTGGCAACTCAACTTAAATCACAACAGTTGAAGTTGCAGTGTAATAAGGTTTTGGGGTTGTTGTTCTCCAAAGCTTCAACTCGCACACGGGTAAGTTTTACTGTGGCGATGTACCAACTGGGTGGACAGGTAATCGATCTTAACCCTAATGTCACTCAAGTTAGTCGCGGGGAACCTTTACAGGATACGGCGCGGGTGTTAGACCGATATCTGGATATTTTGGCAATTCGCACTTTTGCACAGCAGGATTTGGAAACTTTTGCTCACTATGCCAAGATTCCGGTAATTAATGCGCTGACTGATGCAGAACATCCTTGTCAGGTATTAGCGGATTTGTTGACGATTAAAGAAAGCTTTGACACCCTTGCTGGGTTAACTTTAACCTACGTGGGTGATGGGAATAATATGGCTAATTCTTTGATGTTGGGTTGTGCGTTGGTGGGAATGAATGTCAGAATTGCTACCCCTAGCGGATATGAGCCAGATTCTCAGATTGTAGAACAAGCAAGAGCGATCGCTAATAATCAAACTGAAGTCCTCGTCACTCACGATCCAGAATTAGCCGCGAAAGGTTCTGCTGTACTTTACACTGATGTTTGGGCAAGTATGGGGCAAGAAGCAGAAGCAGATAATCGGATGCCAATTTTCCAGCCTTACCAAATTTCGGAACAGCTATTAAGCCTTGCCGATCCAGAGGCAATTGTTTTACACTGCTTACCAGCCCATCGCGGTGAAGAAATTACTGAGGCAGTTATTGAAGGTTCTCAATCCAAAGTTTGGGAACAGGCAGAAAATCGCCTCCACGCGCAAAAAGCTTTGCTTGCGAGTATTTTAGGGGCGGAATGA
- a CDS encoding phosphoglucomutase/phosphomannomutase family protein: protein MPVVANSIKFGTDGWRGVIGDEFTFERLALVAPVAAEVLYNTYFSQVGSRTIIVGYDRRFMAEDFARAVADSVSAVGFDVLMSDTFAPTPAFSWAAKQLNALGALVITASHNPGAYLGLKVKGYFGGSVPPEVTKEIEEQLLVAVPLATTPGKQEKFDPWPSYTQALEGKVDIAKLREAIASGKLTLFADVMHGAAAGGLAKLLGNQVKEINSERDPLFGGGAPEPLPKYLSKLFGVIKAHRETDKSGLTVGLVFDGDCDRIAAVDKEANFLSSQVLIPILIDHLTLRRGFSGEIVKTVSGSDLMPLVAALHNLSVFETAVGYKYIADRMLVAKVLLGGEESGGIGYGSHIPERDALLSALYVLEAIVESGLDLGEYYRHLQKQTGFTSAYDRIDLPLASMEVRSRLLQQLQSQPLTEIASLAVIDCQTIDGYKYRLADQSWLMIRFSGTEPVLRLYCEAPTIEQVHQTLAWAKQWAE from the coding sequence ATGCCAGTTGTAGCTAACTCAATCAAGTTTGGTACAGACGGCTGGCGGGGCGTTATTGGTGACGAGTTCACCTTTGAACGCCTAGCCCTGGTCGCACCAGTCGCCGCAGAAGTATTATATAATACATATTTTTCCCAAGTAGGTAGCCGGACAATAATTGTCGGTTACGATCGCAGATTCATGGCCGAAGACTTTGCTCGTGCTGTCGCCGATAGTGTCTCTGCTGTCGGCTTTGATGTCCTAATGAGCGATACCTTTGCCCCAACCCCGGCTTTTAGTTGGGCTGCAAAACAACTCAATGCTTTAGGAGCATTAGTAATTACAGCCAGCCATAATCCGGGCGCATATTTAGGGTTAAAAGTCAAAGGATATTTTGGTGGATCAGTACCGCCAGAAGTCACAAAAGAAATAGAAGAGCAGTTATTGGTGGCAGTACCACTAGCAACTACCCCAGGTAAGCAAGAGAAATTCGATCCCTGGCCCAGTTATACCCAAGCACTAGAAGGTAAAGTTGATATTGCCAAACTTAGAGAAGCGATCGCATCTGGCAAATTGACGTTATTTGCTGATGTCATGCATGGCGCTGCTGCTGGCGGATTGGCAAAATTATTAGGCAATCAGGTAAAAGAAATCAACTCAGAACGCGACCCCCTCTTTGGTGGTGGTGCGCCGGAACCCTTACCTAAATACCTTTCAAAGCTATTTGGAGTCATCAAAGCTCACCGAGAAACCGATAAATCAGGTTTAACGGTGGGGTTGGTATTTGATGGAGACTGCGATCGCATCGCAGCAGTAGATAAAGAAGCTAACTTCCTAAGTTCCCAAGTATTAATCCCGATATTAATCGACCATTTAACCCTGCGGCGCGGCTTTAGTGGCGAAATAGTCAAAACTGTTAGTGGTTCCGACTTAATGCCCCTTGTAGCAGCACTACATAACCTATCAGTGTTTGAGACAGCAGTTGGTTATAAATACATCGCTGACAGAATGTTAGTTGCAAAAGTGTTGCTGGGTGGCGAAGAATCAGGAGGAATTGGCTATGGCAGCCATATTCCCGAACGCGATGCGCTGCTGTCAGCATTGTATGTGCTAGAGGCGATCGTCGAATCTGGTTTGGATTTAGGTGAATATTATCGCCACTTACAGAAACAAACAGGGTTTACCTCAGCTTATGATCGCATCGATTTACCCTTAGCAAGTATGGAAGTGCGATCGCGTCTTTTGCAACAACTGCAAAGCCAACCCTTAACGGAGATTGCCTCTTTAGCAGTGATTGATTGCCAGACAATTGACGGCTACAAATATCGTCTCGCAGATCAAAGCTGGTTAATGATTCGCTTTAGTGGTACTGAGCCAGTTTTACGCCTCTACTGCGAAGCCCCGACAATTGAGCAAGTGCATCAAACTCTTGCTTGGGCGAAACAGTGGGCGGAGTAA
- the queC gene encoding 7-cyano-7-deazaguanine synthase QueC — protein MKAVILLSGGLDSSTILYKAKADGCECHAISFDYQQRHRRELQSALTIAQKAAIAKHQIVNFDLRQWGGSALTDDAIDLPQERSLDEMSQNIPVTYVPARNTIFLSFALGYAEAIAAERVYIGVNALDYSGYPDCRPDYIQAMQEVFRLGTKQGREGQPINIVAPLINLKKTEIIQLGNQLGVPWELTWSCYSGDDVACGVCDSCRLRLAAFAELGLVDPVAYAG, from the coding sequence ATGAAAGCTGTAATTCTGTTATCTGGGGGATTGGACTCTTCCACAATTTTGTACAAAGCTAAGGCTGATGGCTGTGAATGTCATGCTATTTCCTTTGATTACCAGCAGCGACATCGGCGAGAGTTACAGTCAGCCCTTACCATCGCTCAAAAGGCTGCGATCGCAAAACATCAGATAGTTAATTTTGATTTACGGCAATGGGGTGGTTCCGCACTTACCGATGATGCGATTGATTTACCTCAAGAGCGATCGCTTGATGAAATGTCTCAAAATATTCCTGTGACTTATGTTCCGGCTCGTAATACTATATTTTTAAGCTTTGCTCTTGGTTACGCCGAAGCGATCGCGGCTGAACGTGTCTATATCGGTGTCAACGCCTTAGACTACTCAGGATATCCTGATTGTCGCCCCGATTATATTCAGGCAATGCAGGAAGTTTTTCGCCTGGGAACCAAACAAGGGCGGGAGGGACAACCAATTAATATTGTTGCACCCCTAATAAATTTAAAAAAAACCGAAATTATCCAACTGGGGAACCAATTAGGAGTTCCTTGGGAGCTAACTTGGTCTTGCTATTCGGGTGATGATGTTGCTTGCGGTGTATGTGACTCTTGTCGCTTAAGGTTAGCAGCTTTTGCCGAATTAGGACTCGTTGATCCAGTGGCGTATGCAGGGTAG
- the rdgB gene encoding RdgB/HAM1 family non-canonical purine NTP pyrophosphatase, with the protein MTLLVVATGNPGKLREMQAYLDNSGWELTLKPEELEIEETGETFAANACLKASQIAKATENWAIADDSGLQVDALNGAPGVYSARYAKTDSERIARLLRELGNEVNRQAQFVCAVAIARPDGAIVLQSEGICYGEILHAPRGDSGFGYDPIFYVQELQLTFAEMTRELKGSISHRGKAFTALLPQLERIRS; encoded by the coding sequence ATGACATTACTTGTAGTAGCTACAGGAAATCCAGGTAAGTTGAGGGAAATGCAAGCTTACCTGGATAATTCCGGTTGGGAATTAACCCTTAAACCTGAAGAATTGGAAATTGAAGAGACAGGCGAAACTTTTGCCGCTAACGCTTGTCTGAAAGCCTCACAAATTGCTAAAGCTACAGAAAACTGGGCAATTGCTGATGATTCGGGCTTGCAAGTAGATGCCCTAAATGGCGCACCAGGGGTTTATTCTGCACGTTATGCCAAAACCGACTCAGAACGGATTGCTAGGCTATTGAGGGAATTAGGCAACGAGGTAAATCGACAAGCTCAGTTTGTTTGTGCGGTAGCGATCGCTCGTCCTGATGGTGCGATCGTATTACAATCTGAAGGTATTTGTTATGGCGAAATTCTTCACGCACCTCGTGGTGATAGTGGTTTCGGCTACGACCCAATTTTTTATGTGCAAGAGTTGCAATTGACCTTTGCTGAGATGACACGGGAGTTGAAGGGGTCAATTAGCCATCGAGGAAAGGCTTTTACAGCTTTACTGCCGCAACTGGAAAGAATTAGGAGTTAG
- a CDS encoding cell division protein ZapB, producing the protein MRTTIGSVHRNSPTPTTQAYPPSVPLSVYRELSTELQAAQARLNALTTQNQQLAQENQLLRQEITKVVESFSHLQKFVDSQAQPSYHQVSQDPGYVKSGAKQPATQVPPPQQVSHPRSPVVPKVPPQKSRHQSFSPPVMEINFPIQEPVFIEEQQVSYYSATDPDVKGLNGWWLIITILLIMLTAFSAGYFVVRPLFEHQKH; encoded by the coding sequence ATGCGAACAACCATAGGTTCTGTTCACAGGAATTCGCCAACACCGACTACTCAAGCCTACCCTCCCTCTGTACCATTATCTGTATACAGGGAATTATCAACAGAGTTGCAAGCAGCACAGGCAAGGCTAAATGCACTCACCACTCAAAATCAGCAACTAGCACAAGAAAATCAACTATTACGCCAAGAAATTACCAAAGTAGTTGAGTCTTTTTCTCATTTGCAAAAGTTTGTGGATTCCCAAGCTCAACCTAGTTATCACCAAGTATCCCAAGATCCTGGGTATGTGAAAAGTGGCGCTAAACAGCCAGCAACCCAAGTACCTCCACCTCAGCAGGTATCTCATCCGCGTTCACCTGTTGTCCCCAAAGTCCCACCGCAAAAAAGCCGCCACCAAAGCTTTTCTCCACCTGTAATGGAAATTAATTTCCCGATACAAGAGCCAGTTTTTATAGAAGAGCAACAAGTAAGTTATTATTCCGCTACCGATCCAGATGTCAAGGGACTCAATGGCTGGTGGTTAATTATTACCATCTTGTTAATTATGCTTACTGCCTTTAGTGCTGGATATTTCGTTGTGCGTCCCTTGTTTGAACATCAGAAACATTAG
- a CDS encoding ParM/StbA family protein encodes MTDQPSAANPMNSAAIPMNRQPLASTTPINAVNNNPPSTTKPGGGSGKTILSVDLGRTSTKTCVSREPGSVVFVPANVKQMSIEQVRGGVFEARATDPLMDLWLEYQGNGYAVGQLAADFGANLGVGQSKVEAALVKVLASAGYFKLRDDISVVLGLPFLSLEQFEKEKAQLISQVGGPHVLNFRGESISLNVSKVWVMPEGYGSLLWSEAQPKKNPGSPDFTKISVAIVDIGHQTVDLLMVDNFRFARGASKSEDFGMNKFYELVSAEIEGADSQSLALISAVNKPRGERYYRPKGASKPTNLDDFLPNLTEMFSREICSRVLAWLPERVTDVILTGGGGEFFWDDVQRLLKEAKINAHLAAPSRQANALGQYIYGEAQLSSNRAARA; translated from the coding sequence ATGACAGACCAACCTTCCGCCGCTAACCCGATGAATAGTGCTGCCATACCCATGAATCGGCAGCCGTTAGCATCTACGACTCCCATAAATGCTGTTAATAATAATCCTCCTTCCACTACCAAGCCAGGCGGTGGTTCCGGTAAAACTATTCTCAGTGTTGATTTAGGTAGAACTTCCACAAAAACTTGTGTGAGTCGTGAACCCGGCAGTGTGGTGTTTGTACCTGCCAACGTCAAGCAGATGTCAATAGAACAAGTCCGCGGCGGTGTTTTTGAAGCCAGAGCTACTGATCCCTTAATGGATTTGTGGCTGGAGTATCAAGGAAATGGGTATGCTGTTGGTCAACTAGCAGCAGATTTTGGGGCGAATCTAGGAGTCGGCCAATCTAAAGTAGAGGCTGCACTGGTAAAAGTGTTAGCAAGTGCTGGCTACTTCAAGCTCAGAGACGATATCTCAGTTGTACTAGGTCTGCCCTTTCTTTCCTTAGAGCAATTTGAAAAGGAAAAAGCACAGTTGATTAGCCAAGTGGGTGGCCCTCATGTGTTGAACTTCCGAGGCGAATCTATATCCCTGAACGTTAGCAAGGTATGGGTAATGCCAGAGGGCTATGGCAGTTTGCTGTGGTCTGAAGCTCAACCAAAGAAAAATCCGGGCAGTCCCGATTTTACAAAAATATCGGTGGCGATCGTCGATATTGGACATCAAACCGTCGATCTTTTGATGGTAGATAACTTCCGTTTTGCCAGAGGTGCTTCTAAGAGCGAAGACTTCGGCATGAATAAGTTTTATGAATTGGTGTCTGCCGAAATCGAAGGAGCAGATAGTCAATCTCTCGCCCTAATTTCTGCTGTGAACAAACCCAGAGGTGAACGATATTACCGTCCTAAAGGCGCTAGCAAGCCCACCAACCTCGATGATTTTCTTCCCAACCTCACAGAGATGTTTTCACGCGAAATTTGTAGCCGTGTGCTAGCCTGGTTGCCAGAACGCGTCACCGATGTGATTCTGACTGGCGGGGGTGGCGAATTCTTCTGGGACGATGTTCAACGTCTCCTCAAGGAAGCAAAGATTAATGCTCATTTAGCAGCACCTTCACGACAGGCGAATGCTTTGGGGCAGTATATTTATGGAGAGGCACAATTATCCTCCAATCGCGCTGCTAGGGCATAA